The following is a genomic window from Acidimicrobium ferrooxidans DSM 10331.
CGGGGGCGGCACTCAGCATGCTACCGATCCGATGTGGCGACGTGGCGTCCAGGTTGTAGCATCGCCAGCCAGATCAGGAGGAGTATGCATGCGCTGCATTCCGGGTGAGCTGACCCTTGCCGAGCTGCGGTCGTTGTGGGCGGGGGAAACCTCGTTCGAACTCGACGCGAGTGCCTGGGAGGTGATCGATCGCGCCGCGCGTACCGTGGCCGAACTCGCCGATCGTGACGACCCGGCCTACGGCATCAATACGGGGTTCGGTCGCTTGGCATCGACGAAGATCCCGCGCGACCAACTCGAGCTCCTCCAGCGCAATCTCATCTTGTCGCACGCGGTGGGCGTCGGCGATCCGCTCGACCCGCCGACCGTGCGACTCGTCCTCGCGCTGAAGGTCGCAAGCCTCGCACGTGGTGCTTCGGGGGTTCGCCGCGAGCTCGTCGAGGCTCTCCTCGCGCTCCTCGAGCACGACGTGTTGCCGATCATCCCTGAGAAGGGATCGGTCGGGGCCTCCGGTGACCTCGCGCCACTGGCGCACGTCGGCGCGCTGCTCATGGGTGTCGGTGATGCGCTCGTCGCGGGTGCGCGCGTCCCAGCCATCGATGCGCTCGCCGAGGCGGGGCTTGCTCCGCTGTCGTTCGCTCCCAAGGAGGGTCTCGCGCTCATCAACGGCACCCAAGTCTCGACGGCGATCGCGCTCGCGGGACTGTTCGCCCTCGAGCGTACGCTCGCCGCTGCCGTCGTGGCGGGTGCGCTCGCCGTCGATGCGGCCGCTGGCTCCATGGTGCCGTTCGACGCTCGCATCCACGCGCTCCGTGGCCATCCGACCCAAGCAGACGTGGCCGCCGCGCTGACGACGCTGCTCGCGGGGTCAGGCATCGTCCAGAGTCATCAGGACTGTGGCAAAGTGCAGGACCCCTACTCCCTGCGTTGTCAGCCCCAGGTCCTCGGCGCGGTGCTCGATCTCGTGCGGATGCAGGCCGCCGTGCTCGAGCGAGAGGCCAACGGCGTCACGGACAATCCGTTGGTCTTCGTCGAGACCGGAGAGGTGCTCTCGGGCGGCAACTTCCACGCCGAGCCGGTCGCCTTTGCCGCCGATGTGCTCGCGATCGGCGCTGCGGAGATCGGCGGCCTCGCCGAGCGTCAGCTCGCGCTGCTCATCGACCACTCGCTGTCGGGCCTACCTCCGTTTCTCGTGCGCGAGGGCGGTGTGAACTCGGGCTTCATGATCGCGCAGGTGACCGCCGCGGCGCTCGCGAGCGAGAACAAGACGCTCGCACACCCGGCGTCGGTCGATTCCTTGCCGACGTCGGCTAACCAGGAAGACCACGTGTCGATGGCCACCTTCGCGGCGCGCAAGCTCCACGAGGTCGTCGCCAACACGCAGACGGTGGTTGCGATCACGCTGCTCGCTGCGGTCCAAGGCGTCGAGCTCCGTCGACCCTTGCGCAGTTCGGATCGGCTCGAACAGGTGATCGCGCTCGTGCGCGAGTACGTGCCACACTACGACCTCGATCACTACCTCGCCCCGGACATCGCTCGAGCCACAGAGCTCGTACGGGCGGGCGCCATCGCGGAGCACGCACCGTTGCGCATTCTCGAGCAGCGCTAGGCGGTCGACGTTCAGGGAGAGGGCTGCTCGAGCCGCTCGATCGCCGTGACCGAGCTCGGGCCCTCATCGTCACCGACCACGACGGTGAGCGGATCGGTTCCCCACAGCGAGACCGTGGCCGCCGAGCCTCCTGGCAGTGAGCGCGGGAACTCGATGCGGACATGGGTCGGTCCCGTGAGCGCCGCCGAGAGGCCGGCGCGCCACAGTGCCTCTTCGACGAGGGCGAGATGAATGGCGTTGTTGACGTGGTCGACGATGTCGAGATCGCTGCGGCGTAGGTCGAGATGCCAGGTCGCCTCGGGCTCGGTGTCTGGTGTCGTGATGACGAGGCTCGGGCGGACGCGACGACCAGCGGCGGCCTCGCCATAGACCTCGTCGAAGCCATCGGGGAGTGACGCAGGTGCCCCAGTGTCGGGGCGGGTGTTCACCCAGACGGCGGCGGCGCTGACGAGGAGTTCGCCGCGAACCAACAGGTCGGTACGACGCTCTGCCCACGCGCGCCCGGTCCCGGAGACCGCCGTGGCGAGGTCGACGGCGTCGAGATAGCGAGGCCAGGAGAAGATCTCGATGTCGATCGAGCGGATGACCCATAGACCCTTGTCCACCAGCGGGGCATCGGTGTTGTCGAGGGTCGCGATGTCGTGGAGGAAGCGGGCGATCGCGTCGAGCCGAAGACGTCCGTCCGGCGTCGTGTCAGACAGCAGCACGCGGCGGTGGTCGTCGTAGCGACGACCCTGGTCTGGCAGAGGGGCGAGCGGCACGCGCCCACGCTAGTCGGGAGGGGCTGACGCGGGCAATGACGAGCTGGGACGCTCGTCGGCCAGCGATGCGAGTTGCGCCCGGAGCACCTTCTTGTCGAACTTGCCGACGCTCGTGCGAGGGATCTCGTCGACGACGACGAGGTGATCGGGCAGCTGCCAACGCGGGACGCCATGGGTCTCGAGCCACGCCCGTGCGGCGGCGAGCGAGAGCGAGGTGCCGGGTGCGAGCACGACCGCTGCGGCGGGCCTCTCGCCCCATCGCGCATCGGCGATCGCGACGACCGCAGCCTCGACGACGTCGGGATGTCCCATCAGGGTCGACTCGAGCAGCACCGAGCTGATCCATTCACCGCCCGACTTGATGAGATCCTTGGTCCGATCGACGATGCGGAGCCGGCCGCCGGGGTCGATGGTGCCGACGTCGCCGGTGCGGAACCACCCTGGCCGTGCCGTGAACGACTCTGGGCCCGCCCCGTGGAGGTAGCCATCGAGCACCCATGGTCCCCGCACGTAGATGTCGCCCATGTGCGCGCCGTCGTGCGGAACCTCGCTGCCGGTCTCGTCGACGACGGCGAGGGTGATGCCAGCGACGGGAGCCCCTGCGCTGGCGATGTGGTCGAGCTGGTCGGCCAAGGGGAGCTCACCCATGGCGTGCGGGAGTCGCGAGGTGGTGGCGATCGGGGAGGTCTCGGTCATGCCCCAGGCCTGGAGCATGCGGATCCCGTAACGCTCGGCGAAGGTCGTGATCAACGAGGGTGGCGGCGCCGACCCGCCACAGAGGAGTTCGCGTAGTGCTCCGAGGTCGCCGCCGTTCGCCTCGAGCGCCTCTGCCACCGCAATCCAGACGGTCGGGACGCCGCCCGCCTTCGTGACGCGCTCGGCGCGGATCAGCTCGATGAGGACCGCGGGGTTGAGGGTCGGTGGCGGGAAGACGAGCTTCGCGCCTGCCGCCACCGCGCCGAAGGGCAGTCCCCAGGCGTAGACGTGGAACATCGGCACGACCGGCATGACGCACTCGCTGCGCGAGAGGGCCGGCCCGTTGCCGGCGTTCACCGCGAGCGCGGTGTGGAGCACGAGGGAACGATGAGTCGAGGCCACGCCCTTCGGCCGTCCGGTGGTGCCGGAGGTGTAGCAGATGCCGGCGCGCTGGCGCTCGTCGAGGGTGCGCGTGCCGGGGGCGGGATCGGCGCTCGTGACGAGCGCGTCGTAGTCGAGCACCTCGCCAAGGGCGTTCGCGGCCCCGGGGTCGACGGGACCGATGGCGATGATCCGTGGGATCTGTCGAAGGCGCGGTGCGATGCGCGCCACGGTCGCAACCAGATCGCCGCTTGCGATGATGACCTCGTCGCCGGCGTCGTCGATGATCCAGGCGAGATCGTCGTCGCCAAGACGCGGATTGAGCGTGTGGAGCGTCCTCCCCGAGAGCGTGATGCCGAAGTAGGCCTCGAGGTGCTCGGCGCTGTTCCACGCGAGCGTCCCCACGATGGCCTCCGGCGGAGCCAGGTCGTCGAGGACGGTGATGAGGCGCCGGGCGCGGTCGGCGAAGTCGCCGAAGCGAGAGCGGTGCTGCTCGGTGGGCGAGCGCTGGGTGACGATCTCGGTGTCGGCATAGGCCCCTTCGGCGTGCTCGAACAGGAGCCACGTCGTCAACGCAACGTCCATCATCATGGCGACACCCCCCTTCGCCACTTCGGATGGTAGCGAAGGGCTCCGCGCCCTGTCAGCTCAGTCGGCCTCTGGTTCGTCCTGCATCACGCAGAACTGTACGCCGTCGGGGTCGGCGAGGACGCACCAGGCGCCCCCGTCGACACCCTCGCGTCGGTCGGAGCGCTCCTCTGCGCCAAGGGCGAGGGCCCGCTCGCGGAGCGTCTCGCGGCTCGCGCCGTAGAGGTCGAGGTGGACGCGGTTGGCGCGAGGGTCCGCCGTCTCGATGCGCTGGAGGAACACCGGCGGCAGGGACCCATCGGGCGCCACGAGGTCGAGATAGGTGCCGGTGCTGTCGAGATCGCCGATGCGATAGCCCAGGAGGCGTGCCCAGAACGCGGCCGCGCGCCCCGGGTCGGGGGTGTCGATGCCGATCTCGATGCGGCGCAGATCCCCGTGGTCTGCGATGGGAGGTGGTGGTGAGAACGGGGGGCGCCATCGACAGGTGTCGCAGCTCGATCGAACCTGGCGCCAGGCGTCCTCGATGCCGTACCAGACGGCGTCGAGGACGGCGGGATCGGGGCCGAAGCGCTCTGCGACCTGGAGGTCGAGCCCGAGCGCGCTTGCGCGCTCCGTCGCCTCTTGTTCGGCCCGCTCGAGGAGGACGCCGGCGAACAGCCACCACGGCACGAGGAGGACGCTCCGGGCCCCGAGGCGCCAGAGGCGTTCCACACCCTCACCGACGCTGGGTTGGGCCAGCGAGACGAAGGCCTCTTCGACGAGGTCGACGCCGAGACGTTCGCCGACGAGGCGCGCGATCGCGGCGAGCTCGGCGTTGGCGCTCGGGTCGGTCGATCCCCGTCCCACGACGAGAACGGCCTCGGGCGGCATCGGCGAGACCGCACGAGCTCGGCGTACGGCGAGCTCGAGGAGCTCGTTCGAGGCACCGAGCTGGGGGGCAAGGCGCACGTCGGCGTCGGGGGCGAGTGCTCGGATGCGCGCCGCGACCGATGCCGCGTCGTCCTTCAAGTGACCCGCACCGACGAGCACCACGGGCGCGACGGTGATGCGTCGCGCGCCAGAACGAGCGGCAGCGTCGGCAGCGTCGGCGAGGGTTGGGTCGGCGAACTCGATGAAGCCTGCCTCGACGCGGGTCGGGAGGCGCCGAGCGGCAAGCTCGACGAAGGCGCGGAACTCAGCCTGACCGTGCTCGAGACGCGTGCCGTGGCCGACGAGGACGACGAGATCGGTTGGGGCGCGATGTGTCATGTCTCCTCCGTAGCGAGTTCGGCGAGCGCATTGAGTGCCGCGGCGGCGACGGGACTGCCTCCGCGACGGCCACGGAGGGTGAGGCACGCGAGGCCGCTCGCGAGGAGGCGTTCCTTGGCTTCCGCCGCGCCCACGTAGCCGACGCAGAAGCCGAGGACGACGCCGACGTTGACGGGGTGCTCGAGGAGC
Proteins encoded in this region:
- the hutH gene encoding histidine ammonia-lyase, with the protein product MRCIPGELTLAELRSLWAGETSFELDASAWEVIDRAARTVAELADRDDPAYGINTGFGRLASTKIPRDQLELLQRNLILSHAVGVGDPLDPPTVRLVLALKVASLARGASGVRRELVEALLALLEHDVLPIIPEKGSVGASGDLAPLAHVGALLMGVGDALVAGARVPAIDALAEAGLAPLSFAPKEGLALINGTQVSTAIALAGLFALERTLAAAVVAGALAVDAAAGSMVPFDARIHALRGHPTQADVAAALTTLLAGSGIVQSHQDCGKVQDPYSLRCQPQVLGAVLDLVRMQAAVLEREANGVTDNPLVFVETGEVLSGGNFHAEPVAFAADVLAIGAAEIGGLAERQLALLIDHSLSGLPPFLVREGGVNSGFMIAQVTAAALASENKTLAHPASVDSLPTSANQEDHVSMATFAARKLHEVVANTQTVVAITLLAAVQGVELRRPLRSSDRLEQVIALVREYVPHYDLDHYLAPDIARATELVRAGAIAEHAPLRILEQR
- a CDS encoding acyl-[acyl-carrier-protein] thioesterase, producing MPLAPLPDQGRRYDDHRRVLLSDTTPDGRLRLDAIARFLHDIATLDNTDAPLVDKGLWVIRSIDIEIFSWPRYLDAVDLATAVSGTGRAWAERRTDLLVRGELLVSAAAVWVNTRPDTGAPASLPDGFDEVYGEAAAGRRVRPSLVITTPDTEPEATWHLDLRRSDLDIVDHVNNAIHLALVEEALWRAGLSAALTGPTHVRIEFPRSLPGGSAATVSLWGTDPLTVVVGDDEGPSSVTAIERLEQPSP
- a CDS encoding long-chain-fatty-acid--CoA ligase, with product MAKGGVAMMMDVALTTWLLFEHAEGAYADTEIVTQRSPTEQHRSRFGDFADRARRLITVLDDLAPPEAIVGTLAWNSAEHLEAYFGITLSGRTLHTLNPRLGDDDLAWIIDDAGDEVIIASGDLVATVARIAPRLRQIPRIIAIGPVDPGAANALGEVLDYDALVTSADPAPGTRTLDERQRAGICYTSGTTGRPKGVASTHRSLVLHTALAVNAGNGPALSRSECVMPVVPMFHVYAWGLPFGAVAAGAKLVFPPPTLNPAVLIELIRAERVTKAGGVPTVWIAVAEALEANGGDLGALRELLCGGSAPPPSLITTFAERYGIRMLQAWGMTETSPIATTSRLPHAMGELPLADQLDHIASAGAPVAGITLAVVDETGSEVPHDGAHMGDIYVRGPWVLDGYLHGAGPESFTARPGWFRTGDVGTIDPGGRLRIVDRTKDLIKSGGEWISSVLLESTLMGHPDVVEAAVVAIADARWGERPAAAVVLAPGTSLSLAAARAWLETHGVPRWQLPDHLVVVDEIPRTSVGKFDKKVLRAQLASLADERPSSSLPASAPPD
- a CDS encoding CbiX/SirB N-terminal domain-containing protein — translated: MTHRAPTDLVVLVGHGTRLEHGQAEFRAFVELAARRLPTRVEAGFIEFADPTLADAADAAARSGARRITVAPVVLVGAGHLKDDAASVAARIRALAPDADVRLAPQLGASNELLELAVRRARAVSPMPPEAVLVVGRGSTDPSANAELAAIARLVGERLGVDLVEEAFVSLAQPSVGEGVERLWRLGARSVLLVPWWLFAGVLLERAEQEATERASALGLDLQVAERFGPDPAVLDAVWYGIEDAWRQVRSSCDTCRWRPPFSPPPPIADHGDLRRIEIGIDTPDPGRAAAFWARLLGYRIGDLDSTGTYLDLVAPDGSLPPVFLQRIETADPRANRVHLDLYGASRETLRERALALGAEERSDRREGVDGGAWCVLADPDGVQFCVMQDEPEAD